A part of Paenarthrobacter sp. A20 genomic DNA contains:
- the glgP gene encoding alpha-glucan family phosphorylase, whose amino-acid sequence MKAIRRFTVRTVLPEPIRPLARLATNLRWSWHRPTRELFASLNPALWEASQHDPIALLGSISREQLQDLANNGEVVERVQHAAADLDRYLSEPRWYQGLGEDAPACIAYFSPEFGITEVLPQYSGGLGILAGDHLKAASDLGVPLIGVGLLYQAGYFKQSLSRDAWQQETYPVLDPDGLPLTLLRHPAKDGAPGKPVQISLPLPNGRELHAHVWRADVGRVPLLLLDSNVPSNDEAARGITDRLYGGGGDHRLQQELLLGMGGVRALRVYQELTGTPAPEVFHTNEGHAGFLGIERIQEAMSDPNEPLSWDEALAAGRASTVFTTHTPVPAGIDRFETVQIKHFFEAGLAPAVPTDRILELGRENYDGGNPSVFNMAVMGLRLAQRANGVAKLHGVVSREMFAGLWPGFDHSEIPIASVTNGVHVPTWVDPRISSLARTQFGAEAEALGRWDLAYNVSDEDVWRLRRELRAQLIDDVRRRLRASWKKRGAADAELGWTDSVLDPDVLTIGFARRVPTYKRLTLMLRDPARLKALLLDPKHPIQLVIAGKSHPADDAGKKMIQDLVRFTDDPEVRHRIVFLPNYDIAMARTLFPGCDVWLNNPLRPLEACGTSGMKAAINGSLNLSVLDGWWDEMYDGENGWAIPTANNGASADERDDIEASALYELLENQVAPRFYGTTVAQGAGAAGPSESSLETVPTHWVSMIKHTLANLGPAVSAERMLHDYVNNLYCPAAVSGRRAVAESFKEAKELAAWTTKVRNAWPQVVVEHVDSVGVSEEPQVGDSLQVNAYVALNSLTPDDVSVEVAFGRAEESDELEDIVVAELDSLEDLGGGRHLFHGSVVINRSGSFGYTVRVFPKHSALASKAELGLIANA is encoded by the coding sequence GTGAAGGCAATTCGAAGGTTTACAGTCCGTACCGTCCTCCCTGAGCCCATCCGGCCCCTGGCACGTCTGGCCACCAATTTACGTTGGTCATGGCACCGGCCCACTCGGGAACTTTTTGCGAGCCTCAACCCGGCTCTCTGGGAGGCGTCGCAGCACGACCCCATAGCTCTTCTTGGGTCGATCAGCCGCGAACAGTTGCAGGACTTGGCCAACAATGGCGAAGTAGTGGAGCGCGTGCAGCACGCCGCCGCCGACCTGGACCGCTACCTCAGCGAACCACGCTGGTACCAGGGCCTCGGCGAAGACGCTCCGGCGTGCATTGCCTACTTCTCCCCCGAGTTCGGTATCACGGAAGTGCTTCCGCAGTACTCCGGCGGCCTGGGCATCCTGGCAGGCGACCACCTTAAGGCCGCCTCGGACCTGGGCGTGCCGCTGATCGGGGTCGGGCTCCTCTACCAGGCCGGTTACTTCAAGCAGTCGCTGTCCCGCGATGCGTGGCAGCAGGAAACCTACCCGGTGCTGGACCCTGATGGCTTGCCGCTGACGCTGCTTCGCCACCCGGCCAAGGACGGCGCGCCCGGCAAGCCGGTCCAGATCTCGCTTCCGTTGCCCAACGGCCGGGAACTCCACGCGCATGTGTGGCGTGCCGACGTCGGACGCGTTCCGCTGCTGCTGCTGGACTCCAACGTCCCCTCCAATGACGAGGCCGCGCGCGGCATCACCGACCGCCTTTACGGTGGCGGCGGCGACCACCGGTTGCAGCAGGAACTCCTCCTGGGCATGGGTGGCGTCAGGGCCCTCCGCGTCTACCAGGAACTCACCGGCACACCGGCGCCGGAAGTGTTCCATACCAATGAAGGCCACGCAGGTTTCCTGGGAATCGAACGCATCCAGGAAGCCATGTCCGATCCCAACGAGCCCCTCAGCTGGGACGAAGCCCTCGCCGCCGGACGCGCGTCCACCGTCTTCACGACGCATACGCCGGTCCCCGCAGGCATCGACCGCTTTGAGACCGTGCAGATCAAGCATTTCTTTGAAGCCGGGCTGGCGCCTGCCGTACCGACTGACCGGATCCTTGAGCTGGGCCGCGAAAACTACGACGGCGGCAACCCTTCCGTTTTCAACATGGCGGTGATGGGCCTGCGGCTTGCGCAGCGCGCCAACGGCGTGGCGAAGCTGCACGGCGTGGTGTCCCGCGAGATGTTCGCTGGCCTGTGGCCAGGATTCGACCACTCCGAAATCCCCATCGCCTCCGTTACCAACGGCGTCCACGTGCCCACGTGGGTTGACCCGCGCATCTCTTCGCTGGCACGGACCCAGTTCGGTGCAGAAGCCGAAGCACTGGGACGCTGGGACTTGGCCTACAACGTCAGCGACGAAGACGTCTGGAGGCTTCGCAGGGAACTGCGCGCGCAGCTCATCGACGACGTTCGACGCCGGCTCCGGGCTTCGTGGAAGAAGCGCGGCGCAGCGGATGCCGAACTGGGCTGGACCGATTCAGTGCTGGACCCGGACGTGCTCACGATCGGTTTTGCGCGCCGTGTGCCCACGTACAAGCGGCTCACCCTCATGTTGCGCGACCCCGCACGCTTGAAGGCCCTCCTGTTGGACCCGAAGCACCCCATCCAGCTGGTCATCGCCGGCAAGTCGCACCCCGCTGACGACGCCGGCAAGAAGATGATCCAGGACCTGGTGCGCTTCACTGACGACCCCGAAGTGCGGCACAGGATCGTGTTCCTGCCGAACTACGACATCGCCATGGCCCGGACGCTGTTCCCCGGCTGCGACGTCTGGCTCAACAACCCGCTTCGCCCTCTGGAAGCCTGCGGCACCTCCGGGATGAAGGCCGCCATCAACGGCTCGCTCAACCTGTCCGTCCTTGACGGTTGGTGGGACGAAATGTACGACGGCGAAAACGGCTGGGCGATCCCCACCGCGAACAATGGCGCCTCCGCCGATGAACGGGACGACATCGAGGCATCAGCGCTCTATGAGCTGCTCGAGAACCAGGTGGCTCCACGATTCTACGGAACCACGGTGGCCCAGGGCGCCGGTGCTGCAGGACCCTCCGAGTCCAGTCTTGAGACCGTACCCACCCACTGGGTATCCATGATCAAGCACACCCTGGCCAACCTGGGTCCCGCAGTCTCGGCCGAACGCATGCTCCACGACTACGTCAACAACCTCTATTGCCCGGCCGCTGTCTCCGGGCGCAGGGCAGTTGCCGAATCGTTCAAGGAAGCCAAGGAACTCGCCGCCTGGACCACCAAGGTCCGGAACGCGTGGCCCCAGGTCGTGGTGGAACACGTTGACTCCGTGGGTGTCTCCGAGGAACCCCAGGTGGGCGACAGCCTCCAGGTCAACGCCTACGTGGCCCTCAACAGCCTCACCCCGGATGACGTGTCCGTGGAGGTGGCCTTCGGCCGCGCGGAGGAATCCGACGAGCTCGAGGACATCGTGGTTGCGGAACTGGACTCCCTGGAGGACCTCGGCGGCGGACGCCACCTCTTCCATGGCTCCGTGGTCATCAACCGCTCGGGCTCCTTCGGCTACACGGTTCGAGTGTTCCCGAAGCACTCGGCGTTGGCTTCCAAGGCTGAACTGGGGTTGATCGCGAACGCCTAA